In Colwellia sp. M166, a genomic segment contains:
- a CDS encoding IS1182 family transposase gives MSGFIKGANRAQSTLFPESLNDFVHAENTVRVIDVFIEALDLAELGFTGVITKSTGRPKYHPAVMLKFYLYGYLNRVQSSRRLEIEANRNIVLMWLLERLAPDFKTIADFRKNNAKGIKHVCRTFVELCRKLQMFDEGEIAIDGSKFKASNNKDNNYTPKKMAFHIERVEKHISNYLAKLDRADEEQHSPQTVKATQETINNLKQKLAELKTLEEEVKAHPEKQISTTDPDSRLMKTQGMTRVVSYNIQSAVDTKHHLIVAHEVTDTTDRGQLCPTAVLAQHALKRKDLIVIADKGYFSGQDIKDTQDAGMTPLVPKGDTSGGDKKGIFNRSKFTYDKDNDVYICPNNCQLMPGKTRTKERDLYLMHYRVRIKDCRHCSLQPQCTKSATPRKISRWVHQDRIDNMDKLMKKRPDLMLIRKQTVEHPFGTIKCWMGMTHSLTRRFKNVRTEMNLHVLAYNFKRMLNIMGVEGLMNAIKATI, from the coding sequence ATGTCTGGTTTTATTAAAGGTGCTAATCGTGCCCAATCGACACTCTTTCCTGAATCTCTCAATGACTTTGTTCATGCTGAAAATACCGTCCGAGTCATTGATGTGTTTATTGAAGCATTGGATTTAGCTGAGTTAGGTTTTACGGGGGTGATCACCAAGTCTACTGGCCGTCCTAAGTATCACCCTGCGGTTATGTTAAAATTCTATCTCTATGGATATCTAAATCGAGTCCAATCTTCTAGAAGATTAGAAATTGAAGCGAATCGAAATATTGTACTCATGTGGCTACTTGAACGACTTGCTCCAGATTTTAAAACCATTGCTGATTTTAGAAAAAATAATGCTAAGGGTATTAAGCATGTGTGCCGGACATTCGTTGAGCTATGCAGGAAACTTCAGATGTTTGATGAAGGTGAGATTGCTATTGATGGTAGTAAATTTAAAGCCAGCAATAACAAAGATAACAATTACACCCCAAAGAAAATGGCCTTTCATATTGAACGTGTTGAAAAACATATTAGTAACTATTTAGCAAAACTAGACCGTGCTGATGAAGAGCAACATAGCCCCCAAACGGTCAAGGCAACTCAAGAAACCATTAATAATTTAAAACAGAAGCTAGCTGAATTAAAAACACTAGAAGAAGAAGTTAAAGCGCATCCAGAAAAACAAATATCCACCACGGATCCAGATTCAAGACTGATGAAAACGCAGGGTATGACAAGAGTTGTTAGCTACAACATACAAAGCGCTGTTGATACCAAGCATCACTTAATCGTTGCACATGAAGTTACTGATACGACTGACCGAGGTCAACTCTGCCCTACAGCGGTTTTAGCGCAACACGCACTAAAAAGAAAAGACCTAATAGTTATCGCAGATAAAGGTTACTTCAGCGGCCAAGATATCAAAGACACTCAAGATGCAGGTATGACACCACTTGTACCAAAAGGTGATACTTCAGGTGGCGATAAAAAAGGCATCTTTAATCGTTCGAAATTTACCTATGATAAAGACAACGATGTTTATATTTGCCCCAATAACTGTCAATTAATGCCGGGTAAAACCAGAACAAAAGAGCGTGATTTATATTTGATGCATTACCGAGTGCGTATCAAAGATTGCCGACATTGTAGCTTGCAGCCACAATGCACAAAAAGTGCAACACCACGAAAAATATCTCGATGGGTGCATCAAGACAGAATAGATAATATGGATAAGTTGATGAAAAAACGGCCAGACTTGATGCTGATAAGAAAGCAGACCGTTGAACATCCGTTCGGTACGATTAAATGTTGGATGGGTATGACGCATTCACTCACTCGTCGATTTAAAAACGTCCGAACCGAAATGAATCTCCATGTTCTGGCTTATAACTTCAAGCGAATGTTAAACATAATGGGTGTTGAAGGGTTAATGAACGCCATAAAGGCCACGATATAA
- the ftsL gene encoding cell division protein FtsL, with translation MATKKVVLVLDIWQDIRRHLAIYGILLLVLLSAFSVIYFTHLNRQTTSKIEVLLTERDGLENEWRNLLLEQNSLAEHSAIESNAEKQLNMTRPDASSEIIIKLP, from the coding sequence ATGGCAACCAAGAAAGTGGTGTTAGTACTTGATATTTGGCAGGACATTCGGCGCCATCTCGCTATATATGGCATTTTATTATTAGTATTGCTATCAGCGTTTTCAGTCATTTACTTTACTCACTTGAATCGGCAAACCACCAGTAAAATTGAAGTGTTATTAACTGAACGTGATGGCTTAGAAAATGAATGGCGTAATTTATTATTAGAGCAAAATAGCTTGGCAGAGCATAGTGCCATCGAAAGCAATGCAGAAAAACAGCTGAATATGACAAGGCCAGATGCCAGCTCTGAAATTATTATTAAATTACCATAA
- a CDS encoding iron ABC transporter permease, translating into MIIGNKNTSWKFFSWFFAFALILPIVVMLLGSLNASSDLFSHLWATVLPEYIRNTVVLGLLVALLSLCFGVPAAAIISQTNIVMGKQLRWLLMLPLAMPAYLVAYLYTDLFDYAGPVQRLLRAWFDWQSPNDYYFFDIRTIGGGAIVIALVLFPYVYMLTRTAFEQQDRNLLRASRLLGCTERQSFYQIALPLARPAIAVSLALVTMETLADFATVQYFAVNTLTTAIYDTWLGYSDFAAANALASVLMLFILFVVVAEQRARAGQRHQSSRPNTQHQRKKLSLTQQVVASLFCWFLVFAGFLLPVILLLVMAFDYADQQQFLALIETGKNSIEIAAYSATIATLIALMLASFQRLHQSRGRMLPLQISGFGYAIPGTVLAMAMLATFGPIDHGINNVAKMLGFTAPGLILSGTVFAIVFAFVVRFSAIANGTLSAGLGQIPRSLDLAPASLGVKTFPALLRVHLPLLKSSILVAWLLVFVEAMKELPAVLLLRPFNFETLSTQIYQLISDERLEQGALGAILIVLFGLLPIIFLNRQKDSQ; encoded by the coding sequence GTGATCATTGGGAATAAAAATACCAGTTGGAAATTTTTCAGCTGGTTTTTTGCTTTTGCATTAATCTTACCTATCGTTGTAATGCTGCTGGGTAGTCTTAATGCTTCGAGCGATTTATTTAGCCATTTGTGGGCCACGGTGTTACCTGAATATATCCGCAATACTGTCGTGTTGGGTTTGCTGGTTGCGCTGTTATCTTTGTGTTTTGGTGTTCCTGCCGCCGCAATCATTAGTCAAACTAATATTGTGATGGGCAAACAACTACGCTGGTTGTTAATGCTACCCTTAGCAATGCCGGCATATTTAGTCGCATACTTATATACTGATCTATTTGATTATGCCGGCCCCGTACAGCGCTTGTTACGAGCCTGGTTTGATTGGCAGTCCCCCAATGATTATTACTTCTTTGATATTCGAACCATAGGCGGCGGTGCCATCGTGATAGCTTTAGTGCTATTTCCTTATGTATACATGCTGACACGTACGGCTTTTGAACAGCAAGATCGCAATTTACTACGCGCAAGCCGCTTATTAGGCTGTACAGAACGCCAAAGTTTTTATCAGATAGCATTACCATTAGCCCGACCTGCAATTGCCGTGTCATTAGCATTAGTAACAATGGAAACCCTCGCTGATTTTGCTACCGTACAATATTTTGCCGTTAATACCTTAACCACGGCTATTTATGATACTTGGTTAGGCTATAGTGATTTTGCCGCTGCCAATGCACTCGCGAGTGTTTTGATGCTGTTTATTTTGTTTGTTGTTGTGGCTGAACAACGAGCCCGAGCAGGACAGCGACATCAATCAAGTCGGCCCAATACTCAACATCAACGCAAAAAACTTTCTCTTACGCAGCAAGTTGTCGCCAGTTTATTTTGTTGGTTTTTAGTTTTTGCCGGTTTCTTACTACCGGTGATATTGTTACTTGTGATGGCGTTTGATTACGCGGATCAACAACAGTTTTTGGCCTTAATTGAAACCGGAAAAAACAGTATAGAAATTGCTGCTTATAGTGCCACTATTGCGACGTTAATAGCCTTGATGTTAGCGTCGTTTCAGCGTCTTCATCAAAGTCGCGGTCGGATGTTACCGCTACAAATTTCAGGTTTTGGTTATGCTATTCCTGGTACTGTGCTTGCTATGGCGATGTTGGCAACTTTTGGCCCAATCGATCATGGCATTAATAATGTAGCCAAAATGCTAGGTTTTACTGCCCCAGGCTTGATATTATCAGGTACAGTTTTTGCCATTGTTTTTGCCTTTGTAGTGCGGTTTTCAGCGATTGCTAATGGTACGCTCAGTGCTGGTCTGGGCCAAATTCCTCGTTCACTTGATTTAGCACCGGCAAGTCTAGGTGTAAAAACTTTTCCGGCGCTTTTACGTGTTCATTTACCGTTATTAAAATCATCTATTCTTGTTGCTTGGCTCTTAGTTTTTGTTGAAGCGATGAAAGAATTACCGGCGGTATTATTGCTACGGCCATTTAACTTTGAAACCTTAAGTACACAGATATACCAACTCATTTCTGATGAGCGATTAGAGCAAGGGGCACTCGGCGCTATTTTAATCGTGTTATTTGGCTTACTGCCTATTATTTTTCTTAATCGCCAAAAGGACAGCCAGTGA
- the mraZ gene encoding division/cell wall cluster transcriptional repressor MraZ, producing the protein MYRGTSAITLDSKNRITIPTRYREELFADCQGKMVCTLDIQHPCLLLYPLPEWEEIELKLCGLSSMNPQERLLQQVLLGNASDCEIDKSGRLLINGPLRQHAGLEKNLMLVGQLRKFEIWSDSAWQTQMQQGIAKIQSGEIELTDRLLDLSL; encoded by the coding sequence ATGTACAGAGGCACTAGCGCAATAACGCTCGATAGCAAAAATAGGATCACGATACCAACAAGGTATCGCGAAGAGCTATTTGCTGATTGCCAAGGAAAAATGGTTTGTACCCTTGATATTCAACACCCATGCTTATTGTTATATCCACTGCCTGAATGGGAAGAAATAGAATTAAAGCTTTGTGGTTTGTCGAGTATGAATCCACAAGAGCGATTATTACAGCAAGTGCTATTAGGTAACGCTTCAGATTGTGAAATTGATAAAAGTGGTCGTTTATTAATAAATGGTCCATTACGCCAACATGCAGGCTTAGAAAAAAACTTAATGTTGGTTGGACAATTGAGAAAATTTGAAATTTGGAGCGATAGCGCTTGGCAAACACAAATGCAGCAAGGCATTGCGAAAATACAGTCAGGTGAAATAGAACTGACTGACCGCTTACTTGATTTATCCTTATGA
- a CDS encoding ABC transporter ATP-binding protein, translating to MKALISIENLAVELQSKLILSQVDLSLAKGEILGLVGPSGCGKTTLLNTLAGFIGQSAGNIAINSAEKVINISVENMLPAEERNIGMIFQDYALFPHLTVSENICFGLKKITKAEQKSRCEELLKLLELTDFADRYPHQLSGGQQQRVAIARALAPQPSLLLLDEPFSNIDARLRHELMIEIRQLLKRLDMTAIFVTHNKDEVFTFADKIAVMHHGQILQVGAPAQVCQQPSSWQVADFLQLGSWLPVSVLNDDSHSEVSSLIGKINLEHIINRERCHGVNSTNFQLLVKATDIELAQQQANNVVIEHIGVTEQGYRYLLSSIEKESILAFSQLSFYSQELFVLGAKLAIQLKGQHFLLYPTIAHP from the coding sequence GTGAAAGCACTTATTAGCATCGAAAATTTAGCGGTTGAACTGCAATCAAAGCTGATTTTATCGCAAGTTGACTTATCATTGGCAAAAGGTGAAATACTAGGACTTGTTGGGCCAAGTGGTTGTGGTAAAACCACGCTATTAAATACCTTAGCGGGTTTTATTGGCCAAAGTGCCGGTAATATTGCTATCAATAGCGCTGAAAAAGTTATCAACATCAGTGTTGAAAATATGCTGCCAGCGGAAGAGCGTAATATAGGTATGATATTTCAAGATTACGCCTTGTTTCCACATCTGACGGTCAGTGAAAATATTTGCTTTGGTCTGAAAAAAATAACCAAAGCTGAACAAAAGTCGCGTTGTGAAGAACTATTAAAGTTATTAGAACTAACTGACTTTGCTGATCGTTATCCCCATCAATTATCCGGCGGTCAACAACAGCGGGTTGCTATTGCTCGTGCTTTAGCACCACAGCCAAGTTTATTATTGCTTGATGAACCTTTTTCAAATATTGACGCTAGATTACGCCATGAGCTAATGATTGAAATTAGGCAACTATTAAAGCGATTGGATATGACTGCTATTTTTGTCACCCATAATAAAGACGAAGTATTCACTTTTGCCGATAAAATTGCGGTTATGCACCATGGTCAAATATTACAAGTAGGAGCGCCAGCGCAAGTCTGTCAGCAACCTAGTAGTTGGCAAGTCGCTGATTTCTTGCAATTGGGTAGTTGGTTGCCAGTGTCAGTGCTAAATGATGACAGCCACTCAGAAGTCTCGAGCTTAATTGGTAAAATAAACCTTGAGCATATTATTAATCGAGAACGCTGTCATGGTGTTAATAGCACGAATTTTCAGTTACTAGTTAAAGCAACAGATATTGAACTTGCTCAACAGCAGGCGAATAATGTTGTTATTGAACATATCGGCGTTACTGAGCAAGGTTATCGATATTTACTGAGCAGCATTGAAAAAGAATCAATATTAGCATTCTCACAGTTAAGTTTTTACAGTCAAGAATTGTTTGTTTTAGGTGCTAAATTAGCCATTCAGTTAAAAGGTCAACATTTTCTGTTATATCCTACTATCGCTCACCCGTAA
- the rsmH gene encoding 16S rRNA (cytosine(1402)-N(4))-methyltransferase RsmH has protein sequence MQHDNAHISVLLEESIAGLAIKPEGIYIDCTFGRGGHSGLILEKLGSNGRLIAIDRDLTAIAVAEKYANDERFIIEHHGFADLQMIAEKHQLVEKVDGILLDLGVSSPQLDEAERGFSFMKDGPLDMRMDTTRGQTAAQWLAVADVEDITWVLRTFGEEKHAWRIANAIVDEREVTPLTRTGQLAQLIKKTAPQREIKKHPATRSFQAIRMYINSELEQIEKVLAASLAVLATDGRLVVISFHSLEDRLVKQFMKKNSQGKKVPRGMPISEEELNKGKNLSLVGRKLKPSKDEVEENVRSRSSVLRVAQRLAR, from the coding sequence ATGCAACACGATAATGCACACATTTCAGTTCTGCTTGAAGAGTCAATCGCAGGGCTCGCAATAAAGCCAGAGGGTATTTATATCGACTGTACGTTTGGCCGTGGCGGACATTCAGGTTTAATTCTTGAAAAGCTTGGATCAAATGGCCGTTTAATTGCGATAGATAGAGATCTTACGGCAATAGCTGTGGCAGAAAAATATGCTAATGATGAACGTTTTATCATCGAACACCATGGTTTTGCTGACTTACAAATGATTGCTGAGAAGCATCAGCTGGTTGAAAAAGTTGATGGCATTTTACTTGATTTAGGTGTCTCGTCACCACAGCTTGATGAAGCTGAACGTGGTTTTAGCTTTATGAAAGATGGCCCACTTGATATGCGCATGGATACCACTCGTGGGCAAACGGCAGCACAGTGGCTTGCAGTTGCTGATGTCGAAGATATTACTTGGGTGCTGCGCACTTTTGGTGAAGAGAAACATGCTTGGCGTATCGCTAATGCCATTGTTGATGAGCGAGAAGTTACTCCATTAACTCGCACAGGGCAATTAGCGCAATTAATTAAGAAAACAGCACCACAAAGAGAAATTAAAAAGCATCCAGCTACGCGTAGCTTTCAAGCTATTCGCATGTATATCAACAGCGAATTAGAACAAATTGAAAAAGTTTTAGCAGCGTCTTTAGCTGTGCTTGCTACCGATGGCCGTTTGGTGGTGATTAGTTTTCATTCACTTGAAGACCGTTTAGTAAAACAGTTTATGAAAAAAAATTCGCAAGGTAAGAAAGTGCCACGAGGCATGCCAATTAGTGAAGAAGAATTAAATAAAGGCAAGAATTTAAGTTTAGTTGGACGTAAGTTAAAACCCAGCAAAGATGAAGTTGAAGAAAATGTGCGTTCTCGCAGCTCGGTACTTCGTGTTGCGCAAAGGTTAGCGCGCTAA
- a CDS encoding extracellular solute-binding protein has protein sequence MLNKIWFSTLVFVALIGASFHALANDEVNVYSYRQPFLVKALFDEFTKETGIKVNVVFAKKGMAERLAREGEYSPADILLTTDISRLIELHDKGLLQAATSTEMTAAIPAQYRASDDTWYALTTRVRNIYSAKRLGKIDFNYEDLADKKWQGKICTRSGKHPYNVALVASMIAEHGEADTLTWLEKVKANLARKPQGSDRAQVQAIHQNLCDVSLGNSYYFGNMLKDEQQKVWADAVYINFPNQNNRGAHVNISGMAMAKYAPNQGNALALMNFLVSESAQKMYAETNMEYPVRPGVEPSQLVKSWGQFKADNLSLETIAKQRKAALILLDKAQFDL, from the coding sequence ATGTTGAATAAAATCTGGTTTTCTACTCTTGTTTTTGTCGCCCTTATTGGTGCAAGTTTTCATGCTTTAGCAAACGATGAGGTTAATGTTTATTCGTATCGTCAGCCGTTTTTAGTTAAAGCTCTTTTTGATGAGTTTACCAAAGAAACTGGTATTAAAGTTAATGTGGTTTTTGCCAAAAAAGGCATGGCTGAACGGTTAGCTCGTGAAGGTGAATATAGCCCCGCGGATATTTTATTAACCACAGATATTAGCCGTTTGATTGAATTGCACGATAAAGGGCTTTTACAAGCTGCAACCTCGACTGAAATGACAGCAGCCATTCCTGCGCAATATAGAGCATCAGACGATACTTGGTATGCGTTAACAACACGCGTGCGTAATATTTATTCTGCTAAACGTTTAGGAAAAATAGATTTTAACTATGAAGATTTAGCGGATAAAAAGTGGCAAGGAAAAATTTGTACTCGCAGTGGTAAGCATCCTTATAATGTCGCGTTAGTTGCGTCTATGATTGCAGAGCATGGCGAGGCAGATACCCTAACGTGGTTGGAAAAAGTTAAAGCGAACTTAGCACGTAAACCACAAGGCAGTGATCGTGCACAAGTACAAGCCATTCACCAAAACTTATGTGATGTATCGTTAGGTAACAGTTATTACTTTGGTAATATGTTGAAAGATGAGCAGCAAAAAGTTTGGGCTGATGCAGTTTATATTAACTTTCCAAATCAAAATAACCGTGGTGCTCATGTTAATATTTCTGGTATGGCGATGGCCAAATATGCCCCTAATCAAGGCAACGCTTTAGCCTTAATGAACTTTTTAGTTTCAGAATCCGCACAAAAAATGTATGCAGAAACAAACATGGAATATCCTGTGCGTCCAGGTGTAGAACCGTCACAATTAGTGAAATCTTGGGGGCAGTTTAAAGCAGATAATTTGTCACTCGAAACTATTGCCAAGCAACGTAAAGCGGCGTTAATTTTATTAGATAAGGCGCAGTTTGATTTATAA
- a CDS encoding YcxB family protein — protein sequence MTQPLDYRTTFILDKSHFNECYEESVQAQTFVRLYGKGLALLVVGAGLVLFSELNPYAAWFVFSLGVLELVSTRYKKSWWVARQMLSKVAKAEVTLKINQNSIHISSFYNDNKMLFKDIECLAPTTNGWLITHNSVRHYISNRCLSESAKAFLQAKC from the coding sequence ATGACCCAGCCCCTTGATTATCGAACTACATTTATTCTAGATAAATCTCACTTTAATGAATGTTATGAAGAGTCCGTGCAAGCACAAACTTTTGTTCGTTTATATGGTAAAGGTTTAGCACTACTGGTTGTTGGTGCCGGCCTAGTGTTGTTTTCAGAGCTCAACCCTTACGCAGCATGGTTTGTTTTCTCACTAGGGGTGTTAGAACTGGTCAGTACTCGTTACAAAAAGTCGTGGTGGGTTGCCCGTCAAATGCTAAGTAAGGTAGCTAAAGCTGAAGTTACCTTAAAAATTAATCAAAACAGTATTCATATATCGTCATTTTATAATGACAATAAAATGCTATTTAAAGATATTGAATGTTTAGCACCAACAACCAATGGCTGGCTAATAACTCATAATTCAGTTCGCCATTATATTTCTAACCGTTGTCTTTCAGAGTCAGCGAAAGCATTTTTACAAGCGAAATGTTAA
- the mdh gene encoding malate dehydrogenase, with protein MKVAVLGAAGGIGQALSLLLKTQLPAGSELSLYDVAPVVPGVAVDLSHIPTAVNVAGFGADDLAGALTGADIVIIPAGMPRKPGMDRADLFAVNAGIIKTLAEGIVANCPKALVGIITNPVNGTVPIVAEVFKKAGTYDKNRVFGVTTLDVIRSEAFIAELKGLNVADVKIPVIGGHSGTTILPLLSQVEGVTFSDEEVAALTPRIQNAGTEVVNAKAGGGSATLSMGAAAARFCLSLVKGLQGEDVVDYAYVEVEAGDAPFFAHPVRLGVNGIAEILPYGELSAFEEKAKNDMLATLKADIQEGVDFING; from the coding sequence ATGAAAGTTGCTGTGCTAGGCGCTGCTGGCGGAATCGGTCAAGCGTTATCTTTACTATTAAAAACTCAATTACCTGCAGGTTCTGAGTTATCTTTATATGACGTTGCACCAGTAGTTCCAGGTGTTGCCGTTGATTTATCACACATCCCTACAGCAGTAAACGTTGCTGGTTTTGGTGCTGACGATTTAGCTGGCGCACTTACTGGTGCTGACATTGTTATTATTCCTGCGGGCATGCCACGTAAACCAGGTATGGATCGTGCTGATTTATTTGCAGTTAATGCGGGTATTATCAAAACTTTAGCAGAAGGCATTGTTGCTAACTGTCCTAAAGCATTAGTGGGTATTATTACTAACCCAGTAAACGGCACTGTGCCAATTGTTGCTGAAGTGTTCAAAAAAGCCGGTACTTACGATAAAAACCGTGTTTTCGGTGTAACAACACTTGATGTTATTCGCTCTGAAGCTTTTATTGCTGAATTAAAAGGCTTGAATGTAGCTGACGTGAAAATTCCAGTAATTGGCGGCCATTCAGGTACGACAATTTTACCTCTTCTATCGCAAGTTGAAGGTGTTACTTTCTCTGATGAAGAAGTTGCGGCCTTAACACCTCGCATTCAAAATGCCGGTACTGAAGTGGTAAATGCTAAAGCTGGTGGCGGCTCTGCAACGCTTTCAATGGGTGCTGCTGCTGCTCGTTTTTGTTTATCTTTAGTTAAAGGTTTACAAGGCGAAGATGTTGTTGATTACGCTTACGTGGAAGTTGAAGCTGGCGATGCGCCATTTTTTGCTCATCCAGTGCGTTTAGGTGTTAACGGTATCGCTGAAATTTTACCATACGGTGAGTTAAGTGCTTTTGAAGAAAAAGCCAAAAATGACATGCTTGCAACACTAAAAGCAGACATTCAAGAAGGTGTTGATTTTATCAACGGTTAA
- a CDS encoding penicillin-binding protein 2 yields the protein MKKPAQYNPNTVVWRFYVVLGAVVLIYAGLMARTAYIQVFEPDMLKKQGDNRSLRTNTKTVQRGSIVDRNGHELAISVPVETVWADPKIIFDSNALSMKKHWQALADVLGQDVKKLQVRITKNPTKRFVYIERKVAPAMANYIRELKIPGIHLRKESKRFYPAGEISAHVVGFTNVDDKGIEGIERVYDQLLTGEDGEKQYRKDAKGRKIEILSVKASTPPKEITLSIDQRIQALAYRELKGAVKAFKATSGSAVVTNVNTGEVLALVNSPSYNPNNRSGVAIHRFRNRAITDIYEPGSSVKPLTVLTALEFGSVKKDSIIDTYPGWMRLGGSRVSDPRYLGKITLAELLVHSSNMGTTKLALSVPKDYLIDKFFDAGFSEETGTGLVGESSGMMHDRARWSKFELATLSWGHGVAITPIQLARFYTILANGGMKIPLTILKQDPQEQVKKNAERIFSAENSQNVLDMLEHVVNEHYTVAKIDGYRVGGKSGTAIKAFAGGYGNDYVGLFAGVAPISDPEIAVVVVIDDPGGDLYHGGEVAAPVFSRIMKGTLRLLNVAPDANTKVTVVTAEPKTENLPKERDHV from the coding sequence ATGAAAAAACCAGCACAATATAATCCGAACACAGTAGTATGGCGTTTTTACGTTGTGCTAGGTGCTGTTGTGCTGATTTATGCTGGTTTAATGGCTCGTACTGCATATATTCAAGTGTTTGAACCTGACATGCTGAAAAAGCAAGGTGATAACCGCTCACTTCGTACCAATACTAAAACCGTACAACGGGGCTCCATTGTCGATCGTAATGGCCATGAATTAGCGATCAGTGTACCGGTAGAAACAGTGTGGGCGGATCCTAAAATTATTTTTGATAGCAATGCTTTATCAATGAAAAAGCATTGGCAAGCTTTGGCTGATGTACTAGGTCAAGATGTTAAAAAACTACAAGTGAGAATTACTAAAAACCCGACTAAACGCTTTGTTTACATTGAACGTAAAGTCGCACCGGCGATGGCTAATTATATTCGCGAATTAAAAATTCCAGGCATTCATTTACGTAAAGAATCTAAGCGTTTTTATCCTGCGGGTGAAATAAGTGCCCATGTTGTCGGCTTTACTAATGTTGATGACAAAGGTATTGAAGGCATTGAGCGGGTTTATGACCAGTTGCTAACTGGAGAAGATGGTGAAAAACAATATCGTAAAGACGCTAAAGGTCGAAAGATAGAGATTTTATCAGTCAAAGCCTCTACGCCACCTAAAGAAATAACCTTGAGCATTGATCAACGTATTCAAGCACTTGCTTATCGTGAACTCAAAGGCGCAGTGAAAGCGTTTAAGGCAACATCAGGGTCCGCTGTTGTTACCAATGTGAATACTGGTGAGGTATTAGCTTTGGTGAATAGTCCATCATATAACCCAAACAACCGTTCGGGTGTAGCAATTCACCGTTTTCGTAATCGCGCTATTACTGATATCTATGAACCCGGTTCAAGTGTGAAGCCATTGACGGTTTTAACTGCACTGGAATTTGGTAGCGTAAAAAAAGATAGCATCATTGATACTTACCCAGGCTGGATGCGATTAGGTGGTAGTCGAGTTTCTGATCCGCGCTACCTCGGAAAAATAACTTTAGCTGAGTTATTGGTGCACTCTTCAAATATGGGCACGACTAAGTTGGCATTATCGGTACCCAAAGATTATTTAATTGATAAGTTTTTTGATGCAGGATTTTCTGAAGAAACCGGTACCGGACTTGTCGGTGAAAGTTCAGGCATGATGCACGATAGAGCGCGTTGGTCAAAATTTGAATTAGCGACATTGTCTTGGGGTCACGGTGTTGCTATTACCCCAATTCAGTTGGCGCGTTTTTATACCATATTAGCTAATGGCGGTATGAAAATACCGTTAACGATTTTAAAGCAAGACCCACAAGAACAGGTCAAGAAAAATGCTGAACGTATTTTTTCTGCAGAAAATAGTCAAAATGTATTAGACATGCTTGAACACGTCGTTAATGAACACTATACCGTTGCAAAAATAGACGGTTACCGTGTTGGTGGTAAAAGTGGTACGGCGATTAAAGCCTTTGCCGGTGGTTATGGTAATGATTATGTCGGTTTATTTGCCGGTGTAGCACCGATATCAGATCCTGAGATTGCTGTGGTGGTGGTGATTGATGACCCCGGTGGTGATTTATATCACGGGGGGGAAGTTGCTGCGCCAGTTTTTTCCCGTATTATGAAAGGCACGCTGCGGCTGCTCAATGTAGCGCCAGATGCCAATACCAAAGTAACCGTTGTAACGGCAGAGCCAAAAACAGAAAACCTACCCAAGGAGCGTGACCATGTTTGA